Within the Arthrobacter caoxuetaonis genome, the region GATCCTTGTTTCCAGCTCCTTTAGCTGCCAGTTCGGTGTCTTTGCCGCCGAGCGGCTCCAGCCCCGCCGTACCGGCGGCTTCTTCCAGATTGCACGATGGGGAATGGTCGAGTGGTTCTTCCTGACCTTCATCCTCGGCGCCATCTTTGTTGCCGTTCAGGCCTACGAATACGCAGAACTCGTGTCCCACGGGATCTCGCTGTCTTCCAACGCGTACGGCTCCTCGTTCTACATCACCACCGGCTTCCACGGCCTGCACGTTGCCGGCGGCCTGATTGCATTCCTGTTCATCATCGGACGCGCCTACGCCGCGAAGCGGTTCGGCCACTTCGAGGCGACCTCCGCGATCGTGACGTCGTACTACTGGCACTTCGTTGACGTGGTCTGGATTGCCCTCTTCGTCATCATCTACTTCCTGAAGTAGTCACGCCCTCCACGGGCACCCCAGCAATATCCACGTGGCACGAGCAACCAAAAGACCACATAAGTTAGGAACCACTAAGTGAAGGCACTATCGCAAAGGCGACGTCATCCCCTGGCAGCAGTAGTACTGCTGCTTCTGGGCCTCATCGTTACCGGCGGCATCTACGCAGCTGCTTCCGGAGCGAATGAAGCCCAGGCCGCCACCACCTACACTGCCGATGATGTGCAGCAGGGCGAGAAGCTCTTCATTGCCAACTGCGCCACCTGCCACGGCATGGAAGCCAGCGGCACCGAGAACGGTCCCTCCCTCGTAGGCGTTGGCGCAGCCTCCGTCGACTTCCAGGTAGGAACCGGCCGCA harbors:
- the ctaE gene encoding aa3-type cytochrome oxidase subunit III, yielding MTTATHAPSTPAHPTLNRPNMVSVGTVVWLSSELMFFAALFAMYFTLRSTSGEMWEIETAKLNVPFAFVNTVILVSSSFSCQFGVFAAERLQPRRTGGFFQIARWGMVEWFFLTFILGAIFVAVQAYEYAELVSHGISLSSNAYGSSFYITTGFHGLHVAGGLIAFLFIIGRAYAAKRFGHFEATSAIVTSYYWHFVDVVWIALFVIIYFLK